The Changchengzhania lutea genomic sequence AATAACTTATCCAATTGCTTTATCTCTGGAAAAACTGAAAATTTGAATATCACGTTTGCTGCCGGAACCTCACGGTTTGAAGGGCGGAACTTGATTGCTCAAAATGTTACTATTTGGAATAGAAGTTCTAACGATATGACTGTAAATCCGCAGCAACAAATAACAGGAAAAATTTCAGGAACAGGTGATGTTATTTGTGTAACTCGTCCGCCAGTTATAGACGTGGAACAACAATATAAAGGGGAGCTAATTTTCGAATAATTTAACTGCTTGCTTCGCAATTTCCAACTCTTCATTTGTGGGGACGACCAAAATACTCACTTTAGAACCCTTTGTACTAATTGTCCGGATTGTTCTTGATGTATCATTATTTTTTTCCGAATCGAGATGTATCCCTAAAAAATCTAAATCTTTACAAACGAGTTCTCGCATTAATTTCGAATTTTCTCCAATTCCAGCTGTAAATACAATAGCGTCCAGTCCGTTCAAAATAGCGGTATAACTTCCTATATATTTTTTAATCCGGTATGCATTCATTTCCAAAGCTAATTGGCAAGCCTTATTTCCTTTTTCAGCTTCAGATTCAATTTCTCTTAAGTCACTAAAACCTGTTAAACCAAGCATGCCACTTTTCTTTTGAAAAAGGGTGTTGATTTCATCTAAACTATAATTGTATTTTTCAGCCAAATAAAAGATTATAGAAGGATCAATGTCCCCAGAACGGGTGCCCATTATTAAACCATTAACAGGTGAAAACCCTAAGGAATGATCAATACTTTTACCGTCTTTTATGGCGGTCATGCTACAGCCATTACCTAAATGAATGGTTATTATTTTTGAATTTAACTTCCCTAAATAAGCTATTGTTTTTTCCGAAACATATTTGTGACTTGTGCCATGAAATCCATAAACGCGAATATTGTGCTTTTCTGAAAATTCGTTAGGAATGGCATACTTGTACGCATATTCAGGAATCGTTTGATGGAAAGCTGTGTCGAAAACAGCCACCTGTTTGGCATCTGGAAAAATAAATTCAGCGACCTCAATCCCCGCTAAATTAGGTGGGTTATGTAGAGGTGCTAAAGATGAAAGTGCTCTTATCTTTTCTTTAACCACTTCTGTGATTTCGGTAGTGTCGCTAAAATGCTTCCCACCATGTACCACTCTGTGTCCGACAATATCAATATCGTCAGTAGATTTAATGATGCCTGTTTCCTTATCTAATAGTTGCTTAGCTAATACCTCTAAACCTACTTTATGATTTGGAATGGCAGTTACAATATCTATATTATTTTTGGCAGTTTTAAATTTAAATTTAGCATCTTCAAAACCAATACGTTCTATTATGCCAGAGCATAATATACTTTCTTCGGGCATTGAAAATAGTTGGAATTTTAATGAAGAACTCCCAGAGTTTAAAACTAATACTTGCATATTTATTGTTCTTGAGCTTGAATTGCAGTTATAATTACCGTGCTATAAATATCGTCGGCAGTACAGCCTCTACTAAGATCGTTTACCGGTTTGTTTAATCCTTGTAAAACAGGGCCAATGGCCAAAGCTCCAGTTTCTCTTTGTACGGCTTTGTAGGTGTTGTTACCCGTGTTTAAATCTGGGAAAATTAAAATACTGGCTTGTCCTGCAACCTCAGAATCGGGTAATTTACTTTTACCAATCCGCATATCTACCGCGGCATCATATTGAATAGGGCCTTCAATTTTTAGATTTGGATTTTGTGCTTTAACAATTTCTGTAGCTTCTCGTACCTTTTCTACATCGGCACCTTTTCCTGATGATCCTGAAGAGTATGAAAGCATCGCGATTTTTGGTTCAATGCCAAACTCTTTAGCGGTTTGAGCTGATGAAATAGCAATTTCGGCTAATTCTTTAGAGTTGGGGTTAGGATTAATGGCGCAGTCACCAAACACTGAAATACGATCTTCTAAACACATAAAGAAAACGGAGGACACCAAATTAACCCCAGGTTTTGTTTTTATAAACTGAAGCGCTGGTCTTAAGGTGTGCTGCGTAGTATGCACTGCCCCAGATACCATCCCATCGGCATGCCCTTTATAGATCATCATAGTGCCAAAATAGGATACATCAGGCATGGCGTCTCTAGCCATTTCAAGATTTACGTCCTTGTGTTTTCTGAGCTCATAAAAAGTATTGACATAATCCTCGAAGTGCGGCGATTTGGTTGGTGAAATAATGTTGATATCTTTTGTGTTTAGAGAAATGTCTAATTTTTCAATACGCTCTATTATTTTGTCTGCTTCACCAATAAGTGTGAGTTCCACAACTTGTGCCTTAATGAGT encodes the following:
- a CDS encoding acetate/propionate family kinase, yielding MQVLVLNSGSSSLKFQLFSMPEESILCSGIIERIGFEDAKFKFKTAKNNIDIVTAIPNHKVGLEVLAKQLLDKETGIIKSTDDIDIVGHRVVHGGKHFSDTTEITEVVKEKIRALSSLAPLHNPPNLAGIEVAEFIFPDAKQVAVFDTAFHQTIPEYAYKYAIPNEFSEKHNIRVYGFHGTSHKYVSEKTIAYLGKLNSKIITIHLGNGCSMTAIKDGKSIDHSLGFSPVNGLIMGTRSGDIDPSIIFYLAEKYNYSLDEINTLFQKKSGMLGLTGFSDLREIESEAEKGNKACQLALEMNAYRIKKYIGSYTAILNGLDAIVFTAGIGENSKLMRELVCKDLDFLGIHLDSEKNNDTSRTIRTISTKGSKVSILVVPTNEELEIAKQAVKLFEN